A window of the Natrinema salifodinae genome harbors these coding sequences:
- a CDS encoding MFS transporter, which yields MSSTESGSRPVVYAVVASTFFVGFGGGVVFPILPNLGEVLGISAFLVGVILSANRWTRLVANAPAGVLVDRIGTRKPFVAGLAIEGAATAGYVVAITSSVPELWFIVARIMWGVGSALVFATAYTITADVSEAGTRGTSMGIVRAGITFGFPAGMVLGGIVSEAYSNVTAFVLAAAFAALASVIAYFIVPETHVDTPDSSVKPWDVETTLPALTVGLVNFGLYFAYIGVLFSTLVLYLDVEAVTLTVSVAGHELDYGAQGTSGLLMAISTLSGAVFTIFGGKISDAVGARMPVLVAFLMTSCAGFVVLTLAPSFHAVVLACALIGAGQGGVGGPLTALLADLTPEDRMGRAMGTNNVFGDVGGGVGPLVSLPFVEIVGFDAMYALSAIVPLLAGVVLVAGIYTYTGSLSPTVEESIV from the coding sequence ATGTCCTCCACCGAATCGGGCTCTCGGCCCGTCGTCTACGCCGTCGTCGCGAGTACCTTCTTCGTCGGCTTCGGCGGCGGGGTCGTCTTTCCCATCCTGCCGAACCTCGGCGAAGTGCTCGGCATCTCGGCGTTTCTGGTCGGCGTCATCCTCTCGGCCAATCGCTGGACGCGCCTGGTCGCGAACGCGCCGGCGGGGGTGCTCGTCGACCGGATCGGGACCCGGAAGCCGTTCGTCGCCGGCCTGGCGATCGAGGGAGCCGCGACCGCCGGCTACGTGGTCGCGATCACGTCCTCGGTCCCCGAACTCTGGTTCATCGTCGCGCGGATCATGTGGGGCGTCGGCAGCGCGCTCGTGTTCGCGACGGCCTACACCATCACGGCGGACGTCAGCGAGGCCGGCACGCGGGGGACGAGCATGGGGATCGTCCGGGCCGGGATCACGTTCGGGTTCCCCGCCGGCATGGTGTTAGGCGGGATCGTCAGCGAGGCCTACAGCAACGTCACGGCGTTCGTCCTCGCGGCTGCCTTCGCCGCGCTCGCGAGCGTCATCGCGTACTTCATCGTCCCCGAGACCCACGTCGACACCCCCGATTCGTCGGTCAAGCCCTGGGACGTCGAGACGACGCTGCCGGCGCTGACGGTCGGCCTGGTCAACTTCGGGCTCTACTTCGCGTACATCGGCGTCCTCTTCTCGACGCTGGTACTCTACCTCGACGTCGAGGCGGTGACGCTGACGGTCTCGGTCGCGGGCCACGAACTCGACTACGGAGCGCAGGGCACGTCGGGGCTGTTGATGGCGATCTCGACGCTCTCGGGCGCCGTCTTCACCATCTTCGGCGGGAAGATCAGCGACGCCGTCGGCGCTCGCATGCCCGTGCTCGTTGCGTTCCTGATGACCTCCTGTGCCGGGTTCGTGGTGCTGACGCTCGCGCCGTCGTTTCATGCCGTGGTGCTGGCCTGCGCGCTGATCGGGGCCGGCCAGGGCGGCGTCGGCGGCCCGCTGACGGCCCTGCTCGCGGATCTCACGCCCGAGGACCGGATGGGCCGGGCGATGGGAACCAACAACGTCTTCGGCGACGTCGGCGGCGGGGTCGGGCCGCTGGTCTCGTTGCCGTTCGTCGAGATCGTCGGTTTCGACGCGATGTACGCGCTCAGCGCGATCGTTCCGCTGCTGGCCGGCGTCGTGCTCGTCGCCGGAATCTACACCTACACCGGGAGCCTGAGCCCGACCGTCGAGGAATCGATCGTCTGA
- a CDS encoding TlpA family protein disulfide reductase: MSLETMRPNPTWDAASYEAAVDTLAAHNDELVYKVWGGDWCKDCRALLPDFGAALEAAEVPEDRIEEVGVDKDKEGPGVEEYGVEYIPTIVVETDDGEEITRFVEEEDVPPAVWLAEEIEAALEADAA, encoded by the coding sequence ATGAGTCTCGAGACCATGCGGCCGAACCCCACGTGGGACGCGGCGTCCTACGAGGCGGCCGTCGACACGCTCGCAGCGCACAACGACGAACTGGTGTACAAAGTCTGGGGCGGCGACTGGTGCAAGGACTGTCGCGCCCTGTTGCCCGACTTCGGCGCCGCGCTCGAAGCCGCCGAGGTCCCCGAGGACCGCATCGAGGAGGTCGGCGTCGACAAGGACAAGGAGGGACCGGGCGTCGAGGAGTACGGCGTCGAGTACATCCCGACGATCGTCGTGGAGACCGACGACGGCGAGGAGATCACCCGCTTCGTCGAGGAAGAGGATGTCCCGCCGGCGGTCTGGCTCGCCGAGGAGATCGAAGCCGCGCTCGAAGCCGACGCGGCCTGA
- a CDS encoding thioredoxin domain-containing protein translates to MSDPTQRNRLDEEESPYLRQHADNPVNWQPWDEQALAAAKERDVPIFLSVGYSACHWCHVMEEESFADEDVADVLNENFVPIKVDREERPDVDSIYMTVCQLVTGRGGWPLSAWLTPEGKPFFVGTYFPRDGKRGQPGFRDLCQRISNSWGSAEDREEMEHRAEQWTDAAKDRLEETPDSAGVDAGAAEPPSSDLLERAADAALRSVDREHGGFGSGGPKFPQPSRLRVLARAYDRTGQATYLDVIEETLDAMAAGGLYDHVGGGFHRYCVDKDWTVPHFEKMLYDNAEIPRAFLTGYQLTGEERYAEVVAETLEFVERELTHDEGGFFSTLDAQSESPETGEREEGAFYVWTPDEVRAVLDDETDAALFCERYDITESGNFEGRNQPNRVTDVATLADEFDLEASEVRERLESARQQLFEAREERPRPNRDEKVLAGWNGLLISTHAEAALALGEDDYADAAVDALEFVRDRLWDDEEARLSRRYKDGNVKVDGYLEDYAFLARGALDCYQATGEVDHLAFALELARVIEDEFWDADRGTLYFTPESGESLVTRPQELSDQSTPSAAGVAVETLLALDEFADADFEGIAATVLETHANRLEANALEHATLCLAADRLAAGALEITVAADALPDEWRDRFASRYLPDRLFALRPPTEDSLADWLDRLGLEEAPPIWADREARDGEPTLYVCRDRTCSPPTHDVEEALEWLGDETDADVGDVEDVPF, encoded by the coding sequence ATGAGCGACCCCACTCAGCGCAACCGGCTCGACGAGGAGGAGAGTCCCTACCTGCGCCAGCACGCGGACAACCCCGTCAACTGGCAGCCCTGGGACGAACAGGCCTTAGCGGCCGCGAAGGAACGCGACGTCCCGATCTTCCTCTCGGTCGGCTACTCGGCGTGCCACTGGTGTCACGTGATGGAGGAGGAAAGCTTCGCCGACGAGGACGTCGCCGACGTCTTGAACGAGAACTTCGTCCCGATCAAGGTCGACCGCGAGGAGCGCCCGGACGTCGACAGCATCTACATGACCGTCTGCCAGCTCGTGACCGGCCGGGGCGGCTGGCCGCTGTCGGCCTGGCTCACCCCCGAGGGCAAGCCCTTCTTCGTCGGGACCTACTTCCCGCGGGACGGGAAGCGGGGCCAGCCCGGCTTCCGCGACCTCTGTCAGCGCATCAGCAACTCCTGGGGGAGCGCGGAGGACCGCGAGGAGATGGAACACCGCGCCGAACAGTGGACCGACGCGGCGAAAGACCGACTCGAGGAGACGCCCGACTCGGCGGGCGTCGACGCCGGCGCCGCGGAGCCGCCGTCCAGCGACCTCCTCGAGCGGGCCGCGGACGCCGCACTCCGGAGCGTCGACCGGGAACACGGCGGCTTCGGCTCCGGCGGTCCGAAGTTCCCCCAGCCCTCCCGGCTTCGCGTCCTCGCGCGGGCGTACGATCGCACGGGCCAGGCGACCTATCTCGACGTGATCGAGGAGACGTTGGACGCGATGGCCGCGGGCGGGCTCTACGATCACGTCGGCGGCGGCTTCCACCGCTACTGCGTCGACAAGGACTGGACGGTTCCCCACTTCGAGAAGATGCTGTACGACAACGCCGAGATACCCCGCGCGTTCCTGACCGGCTACCAGCTGACCGGCGAGGAGCGCTACGCCGAAGTGGTCGCGGAGACCCTCGAGTTCGTCGAGCGAGAGCTGACCCACGACGAGGGCGGCTTCTTCAGCACGCTCGACGCCCAGAGCGAGTCGCCCGAGACCGGCGAGCGCGAGGAGGGGGCGTTCTACGTCTGGACGCCCGACGAGGTCCGGGCGGTCCTCGACGACGAGACCGACGCGGCCCTCTTCTGCGAGCGCTACGATATTACCGAGTCGGGCAACTTCGAGGGGCGGAACCAGCCAAACCGCGTGACCGACGTCGCGACGCTCGCCGACGAGTTTGACCTCGAAGCAAGCGAGGTGCGGGAGCGACTCGAGTCGGCCCGCCAGCAACTGTTCGAGGCCCGCGAGGAGCGGCCGCGACCGAACCGCGACGAGAAGGTCCTGGCCGGCTGGAACGGCCTGTTGATCTCGACCCACGCCGAGGCCGCGCTCGCGCTCGGCGAGGACGACTACGCCGACGCCGCCGTCGACGCGCTCGAATTCGTCCGCGACCGGCTCTGGGACGACGAGGAAGCGCGACTGTCGCGCCGGTACAAAGACGGGAACGTCAAGGTCGACGGCTACCTCGAGGACTACGCCTTCCTGGCGCGCGGCGCGCTCGACTGTTACCAGGCCACCGGCGAGGTCGACCACCTGGCCTTCGCGCTCGAGTTGGCTCGGGTCATCGAGGACGAGTTCTGGGACGCGGACCGCGGGACCCTCTACTTCACGCCCGAGAGCGGCGAGTCGCTGGTGACCAGGCCCCAGGAGCTGAGCGACCAGTCGACGCCCTCCGCGGCCGGCGTGGCGGTCGAGACCCTGCTCGCGCTCGACGAGTTCGCCGACGCGGACTTCGAGGGGATCGCCGCGACCGTCCTCGAAACGCACGCGAACCGGCTCGAGGCGAACGCGCTCGAGCACGCGACGCTGTGTCTCGCCGCCGACCGCCTGGCGGCCGGCGCGCTCGAGATCACCGTGGCCGCCGACGCCCTCCCGGACGAGTGGCGCGACCGGTTCGCGTCGCGGTACCTCCCCGATCGGCTGTTCGCGCTGCGGCCGCCGACGGAGGACAGCCTGGCGGACTGGCTCGACCGCCTGGGGCTCGAGGAAGCGCCTCCGATCTGGGCGGACCGGGAGGCCCGCGACGGCGAGCCGACGCTGTACGTCTGTCGCGATCGGACGTGTTCGCCGCCGACCCACGACGTCGAGGAGGCCCTCGAGTGGCTCGGTGACGAGACCGACGCTGACGTCGGCGACGTCGAAGACGTGCCGTTCTGA
- a CDS encoding DUF5804 family protein, with protein sequence MTRVCLIGEDETTLQYELLSRETAREALATYDLERPFENSLSLRTVSVGAAVSLLNDLNWYLTRFVDEALVQEPSVSDEEWLSRPLARQLRNGDVEPEETAQFCKIYGLERIGAAPQSPDDSDAGAASGGGGSSDPDASPKAHNDRAPENGGPSSPPADDAGEDDADRSGAAGPTYRLVEPLYVRRTDGDLPDYDLRDVEDTLVVRLTEAEYSP encoded by the coding sequence GTGACCCGCGTCTGTCTCATCGGCGAGGACGAGACCACTCTCCAGTACGAACTGCTCTCCCGGGAGACGGCTCGCGAGGCCCTGGCGACCTACGATCTGGAGCGGCCGTTCGAGAACTCGCTTTCCCTCCGGACCGTCAGCGTGGGCGCCGCCGTCTCGCTGCTGAACGACCTGAACTGGTATCTCACGCGGTTCGTCGACGAGGCGCTCGTTCAGGAACCGAGCGTCAGCGACGAGGAGTGGCTCTCGCGGCCGCTCGCGCGCCAGCTCCGCAACGGCGACGTCGAGCCCGAGGAGACGGCCCAGTTCTGCAAGATCTACGGTCTCGAGCGGATCGGCGCGGCACCGCAGTCGCCCGACGATTCGGACGCAGGTGCCGCGTCTGGCGGGGGCGGGAGTTCGGATCCGGACGCGAGCCCGAAGGCCCATAACGACCGAGCCCCTGAAAACGGTGGACCGTCCTCCCCTCCCGCGGACGATGCGGGCGAGGACGACGCCGATCGATCCGGCGCCGCCGGGCCGACCTACCGGCTCGTCGAACCGCTGTACGTCCGCCGGACCGACGGCGACCTACCCGACTACGACCTCCGGGACGTCGAGGACACCCTCGTCGTCCGACTGACCGAAGCCGAATACTCTCCATGA
- a CDS encoding alpha/beta fold hydrolase, producing MTRLSTSTATVAPTADVGGTGITTIDGCRLAYRRAGTEGSPVVLLHGGGVDDSTLSWRHAIDTLAEDHRVYAPDWPGYGDSEAGPDFEHSIESYVDLLVSFLDDMGLESATLVGISMGGGVALGTALDHADRIDRLALVDSYGLGPRIPAGALWKTMAHVPGANALGWAAVGLSNEMARLSLSRLVADGAALDPEFVEDFRTRAGRRSAGEAFEAFQRNELLASGTVRTDFTDDLGSLSVPTLLVHGADDPLIPAAWSERAAARIPDAELTVLENCGHWTPRERPDAFNEVLTSFCADDAGDIDGDGV from the coding sequence ATGACTCGCCTCTCGACTTCGACCGCGACGGTTGCACCGACGGCCGACGTCGGCGGTACCGGCATCACAACCATCGACGGCTGCCGCCTGGCCTACCGGCGCGCCGGCACCGAGGGCTCGCCGGTCGTCCTCCTCCACGGCGGCGGCGTCGACGATTCGACGCTCTCCTGGCGCCACGCGATCGACACGCTAGCCGAGGACCACCGCGTGTACGCGCCCGACTGGCCGGGCTACGGCGACAGCGAGGCCGGCCCCGACTTCGAGCACTCGATCGAGAGTTACGTCGATCTGCTCGTCTCGTTTCTCGACGACATGGGCCTCGAATCCGCGACGCTCGTCGGCATCTCCATGGGCGGCGGCGTCGCGCTCGGGACCGCACTCGACCACGCCGATCGGATCGACCGCCTGGCCCTCGTCGACAGCTACGGGCTCGGCCCGCGGATCCCGGCCGGCGCGCTCTGGAAGACGATGGCCCACGTCCCCGGCGCGAACGCCCTGGGCTGGGCCGCGGTCGGCCTCTCGAACGAGATGGCCCGGCTCAGTCTCAGTCGCCTGGTCGCGGACGGCGCGGCGCTCGACCCCGAATTCGTCGAGGACTTCCGGACCCGCGCCGGCCGGCGAAGCGCCGGCGAGGCCTTCGAGGCGTTCCAGCGCAACGAACTCCTCGCGAGCGGCACCGTCCGGACGGACTTCACCGACGACCTCGGTTCCCTGTCGGTCCCGACGCTGCTCGTCCATGGCGCCGACGACCCGCTCATCCCGGCGGCCTGGTCCGAGCGCGCGGCCGCCCGGATCCCCGACGCCGAACTGACGGTTCTCGAAAATTGCGGTCACTGGACGCCGCGAGAGCGGCCGGACGCGTTCAACGAGGTGCTGACGTCGTTCTGTGCCGACGATGCGGGCGATATCGACGGCGACGGCGTATAG
- a CDS encoding methionine adenosyltransferase, translated as MSDRNIRIESIDRQAVEDQEVEIVERKGIGHPDSICDGVAESVAGALAREYIDRVGEVLHFNTDETQLVAGEAAPAFGGGEVVDPIYLLIVGRATKHYEGQTIPAETIALRAAREYLESEIPQLTVGEDVVVDVKLGEGSGDLQEVFGEDEVSVPMANDTSYGVGHAPLTETERIVREAEHRLNGEYADENPELGPDVKIMGKREGDRIDVTVAAAMVDEYVADLDEYIDAVESVREFVDGVARDHTDREVDVHVNTADDYEEGSIYLTVTGTSAEQGDDGSVGRGNRANGLITPNRSMSMEATSGKNPVNHIGKIYNLLSTEIAEEVVSEVDGIRDLRVRLLSQIGRPIDRPHVADVQLVTAEGVALADVEDDVEAIVDRELADVTELTRSVIEGELSTF; from the coding sequence ATGAGCGACCGGAACATCCGGATCGAATCCATCGACCGCCAGGCGGTCGAGGATCAGGAAGTCGAGATCGTCGAACGAAAGGGCATCGGCCACCCGGACTCCATCTGCGACGGCGTCGCCGAGAGCGTTGCCGGGGCTCTGGCTCGCGAGTATATCGACCGCGTCGGCGAGGTGCTGCACTTCAACACCGACGAGACACAACTCGTCGCGGGCGAGGCGGCGCCGGCCTTCGGCGGCGGCGAGGTCGTCGATCCCATCTATCTACTGATCGTCGGCCGCGCGACCAAACACTACGAGGGCCAGACCATTCCCGCCGAGACCATCGCGCTGCGGGCCGCCCGCGAGTACCTCGAGTCGGAGATCCCCCAGCTGACCGTCGGCGAGGACGTCGTCGTCGACGTCAAACTCGGCGAGGGCAGCGGGGACCTCCAGGAGGTCTTCGGGGAGGACGAGGTCAGCGTGCCGATGGCCAACGACACGAGCTACGGCGTCGGCCACGCGCCGCTGACCGAGACCGAGCGGATCGTCCGCGAGGCCGAGCACCGGCTGAACGGCGAGTACGCCGACGAGAACCCCGAACTCGGTCCGGACGTGAAGATCATGGGAAAGCGCGAAGGCGACCGGATCGACGTTACCGTCGCGGCGGCGATGGTCGACGAGTACGTCGCTGACTTAGACGAATACATCGACGCCGTCGAGTCCGTCCGGGAATTCGTCGATGGCGTCGCGCGCGACCACACCGACCGCGAGGTCGACGTCCACGTCAACACGGCCGACGACTACGAGGAGGGATCGATCTACCTGACCGTCACCGGCACCTCCGCCGAGCAGGGCGACGACGGCTCCGTCGGCCGCGGCAACCGCGCCAACGGACTCATCACGCCCAACCGCTCGATGTCGATGGAGGCCACCAGCGGCAAGAACCCGGTCAACCACATCGGGAAGATCTACAACCTGCTCTCGACCGAGATCGCCGAGGAGGTCGTCAGCGAGGTCGACGGCATCCGCGACCTGCGCGTGCGCCTGCTCTCCCAGATCGGCCGGCCGATCGACCGGCCCCACGTCGCTGACGTGCAACTTGTCACCGCCGAGGGCGTCGCCCTCGCGGACGTCGAGGACGACGTCGAAGCGATCGTCGACCGAGAACTCGCCGACGTCACCGAACTCACGCGCAGCGTGATCGAGGGCGAACTCTCGACGTTCTAA
- a CDS encoding FKBP-type peptidyl-prolyl cis-trans isomerase gives MTEEQEAELDEQADDVEEEVEDEAEGLQEGDFVEIEYTAYTADGDQLVDTTDPEVAEEEGVDDQGQEFKPRTIVLGEGHIFEAVEEAIIGSEPGDEGTVTVSAEDAFGEYDPDDVQTVSAEKIDEDDRYPGANVQIEGQQGYISTIIGGRARVDFNHPLAGEDVEYEYEVVEEVDDREQQAAGLFEMYLGLEPELWIETDEVEEEVPVEPDEDDEDAEPEFETEVVEKETLYLEATPQMTMNQQWMMGKQQIGQDVIDQIGVDRVIVQEVIDGMGGMGMPGMMGGMGGMGGGDIEEALEDADVDADEIVEELEGAEE, from the coding sequence ATGACCGAGGAACAAGAGGCCGAGCTCGACGAGCAGGCCGATGACGTCGAAGAGGAGGTTGAAGACGAAGCAGAGGGACTTCAGGAAGGCGATTTCGTCGAAATCGAATACACCGCCTACACCGCCGACGGCGACCAGTTGGTCGACACGACCGACCCCGAAGTCGCCGAGGAAGAGGGCGTCGACGACCAGGGTCAGGAGTTCAAGCCGCGGACGATCGTCCTCGGCGAGGGCCACATCTTCGAGGCCGTCGAAGAGGCGATCATCGGCTCCGAACCCGGCGACGAAGGCACCGTGACGGTCTCCGCCGAGGACGCTTTCGGCGAGTACGACCCCGACGACGTCCAGACCGTCAGCGCCGAGAAGATCGACGAGGATGACCGGTATCCCGGCGCGAACGTCCAGATCGAGGGCCAGCAGGGCTACATCAGCACGATCATCGGCGGCCGCGCCCGCGTCGACTTCAACCACCCGCTGGCCGGCGAGGACGTCGAGTACGAGTACGAGGTTGTCGAGGAAGTCGACGACCGCGAGCAGCAGGCCGCCGGCCTGTTCGAGATGTACCTCGGTCTCGAGCCCGAACTCTGGATCGAGACGGACGAAGTCGAAGAGGAAGTCCCCGTCGAGCCCGACGAGGACGACGAAGACGCCGAGCCCGAGTTCGAGACCGAAGTCGTCGAGAAGGAGACGCTCTACCTCGAGGCCACGCCCCAGATGACGATGAACCAGCAGTGGATGATGGGCAAGCAGCAGATCGGTCAGGACGTCATCGACCAGATCGGCGTCGACCGCGTCATCGTCCAGGAAGTCATCGACGGTATGGGCGGCATGGGCATGCCCGGCATGATGGGCGGCATGGGCGGTATGGGCGGCGGCGACATCGAGGAAGCCCTCGAAGACGCCGACGTCGATGCCGACGAGATCGTCGAAGAGCTCGAAGGCGCCGAAGAGTAA
- the cyaB gene encoding class IV adenylate cyclase: MYEVEVKVPADLETVRERLADLDAASRGGVVQVDTYYDAPHREFAETDEALRIREERPADGPDETRVTYKGPLVDDESKTRKEVETAVVNGEKFDAVLTNLGFEAAATVRKDRERFELDGYTITLDAVDDVGEYVEVETEVEAESDLEPAREGAYDVLERLGLDPDDQIRTSYLGLLLAP, translated from the coding sequence ATGTACGAGGTCGAAGTGAAGGTCCCGGCCGACCTCGAAACCGTCCGAGAGCGGCTCGCGGACCTCGACGCGGCGTCGCGAGGCGGTGTGGTGCAGGTCGACACCTACTACGACGCGCCCCACCGCGAGTTCGCCGAAACCGACGAGGCGCTGCGGATCCGCGAGGAGCGGCCCGCTGACGGGCCCGACGAGACCCGCGTCACCTACAAGGGTCCGCTCGTCGACGACGAGTCAAAGACCCGCAAGGAGGTCGAAACCGCCGTCGTGAATGGCGAGAAATTCGACGCCGTGCTGACGAACCTCGGCTTCGAGGCCGCCGCCACGGTTCGCAAGGACCGCGAGCGGTTCGAACTCGACGGCTATACGATCACCCTCGACGCGGTCGACGACGTCGGCGAGTACGTCGAAGTCGAGACCGAGGTCGAGGCCGAATCCGACCTCGAACCGGCCCGCGAGGGCGCCTACGACGTCCTCGAACGCCTGGGACTCGATCCCGACGATCAGATTCGAACCTCCTATCTCGGCCTGCTGCTCGCGCCCTGA
- a CDS encoding tRNA sulfurtransferase, with translation MHPPGADTVLVRHGDLNTKSNTVKRYMVGLLVENLEAILADRSIPGEVEHRWNRPLIHASEDAVEAATDAATDTFGVVSASPALTVGTEKEAILDALAETARACYDGGTFAVDARRANKELPYESEELARDGGDVIWETVADEFDPEVDLDDPDLTFGVEVRDEVAFIYLEKRDGPGGLPLGSQEPVIALVSGGIDSPVAAYEMMKRGSPIVPAYVDLGAYGGIDHEARAMETVRILGEYAPNFDMRVYEIPGGETVDHLVQEMEKGRMLSLRRFFYRAAETLAEHVDANGIVTGEAMGQKSSQTVQNLGVTSRAAALPIHRPLLTRDKQEIVAQAREIGTYTDSTIDAGCNRVTPDRVETNARLEPLLAAEPDDLLERAEEVAKNAALVEP, from the coding sequence ATGCATCCTCCGGGAGCCGATACCGTCCTCGTCCGACACGGGGACCTCAATACCAAGAGCAACACCGTCAAGCGGTACATGGTGGGGCTCCTCGTCGAGAACCTCGAAGCGATCCTCGCGGATCGGTCGATCCCCGGCGAGGTCGAGCACCGATGGAACCGACCACTGATCCACGCGAGCGAAGACGCCGTTGAGGCCGCCACCGACGCCGCAACGGACACCTTCGGCGTCGTCTCCGCCAGCCCCGCCCTGACCGTCGGTACCGAGAAAGAGGCGATTCTCGACGCCCTGGCCGAGACCGCCCGCGCGTGCTACGACGGCGGGACGTTCGCGGTCGACGCGCGCCGAGCCAATAAGGAACTCCCCTACGAGAGCGAGGAACTCGCCCGCGACGGCGGCGACGTCATCTGGGAGACCGTCGCGGATGAGTTCGACCCCGAAGTCGACCTCGACGATCCCGACCTCACCTTTGGCGTCGAGGTCCGCGACGAGGTGGCGTTCATCTATCTCGAGAAACGCGATGGACCAGGCGGGCTGCCCCTCGGCTCCCAGGAGCCCGTGATCGCGCTGGTCAGCGGCGGGATCGACTCGCCGGTCGCGGCCTACGAGATGATGAAACGCGGGAGTCCGATCGTCCCGGCCTACGTCGATCTCGGCGCCTACGGCGGGATCGACCACGAGGCGCGCGCGATGGAGACCGTCCGGATCCTCGGCGAGTACGCGCCGAATTTCGACATGCGAGTGTACGAGATTCCCGGCGGCGAGACCGTCGACCACCTCGTCCAGGAGATGGAGAAGGGCCGGATGCTCTCGCTGCGTCGCTTCTTCTACCGCGCGGCCGAGACGCTGGCCGAGCACGTCGACGCCAACGGCATCGTCACGGGCGAGGCGATGGGCCAGAAGTCCAGCCAGACCGTCCAGAACCTCGGGGTCACCAGTCGCGCCGCCGCGCTCCCGATCCACCGGCCGCTGCTCACCCGGGACAAGCAGGAGATCGTCGCGCAGGCCCGCGAGATCGGCACCTACACCGACTCGACGATCGACGCCGGCTGCAACCGCGTCACCCCCGACCGCGTCGAGACCAACGCCCGCCTGGAACCGCTGCTCGCGGCCGAACCGGACGACCTGCTCGAACGGGCCGAGGAGGTGGCGAAGAACGCGGCACTCGTCGAACCCTGA
- a CDS encoding PLP-dependent cysteine synthase family protein: protein MKGSILDTIGSPLVQVDSPDGATVAAKVESFNPGGSAKDRPAREMIRAAEREGAIEPGDWLVEPTSGNTGIGLALVAAARDYDLTIVMPADKSKERQQVMAAYGADLELVEGDMEDARARAEELEAKGAIQLGQFENPANPKAHYQTTGEEILEQVGDREIDAFVAGVGTGGTISGTGRRLREAFPDMDIIAVEPERNAVLSTGESGDDDFQGMGPGFVSENLDRDLIDRVETVTIENAEEECRRLARDEGILVGQSSGATSLVSQRIASEIADPAVECPEVPTAFDEADGTQPASPETDGGQAVDGEDCPLVVTVFWDSGERYLSTGLFD, encoded by the coding sequence ATGAAAGGGAGTATCCTGGACACCATCGGGTCGCCGCTCGTCCAGGTCGACTCGCCGGACGGGGCGACGGTCGCCGCGAAGGTCGAATCGTTCAACCCCGGCGGATCGGCCAAGGATCGGCCGGCTCGCGAGATGATCCGGGCCGCCGAACGCGAGGGCGCAATCGAACCGGGCGACTGGCTCGTCGAACCGACGAGCGGGAACACCGGGATCGGACTCGCGCTCGTCGCTGCCGCGCGGGACTACGACCTGACGATCGTCATGCCGGCGGACAAGTCCAAGGAACGCCAGCAGGTCATGGCCGCCTACGGGGCCGACCTCGAACTGGTCGAGGGCGACATGGAAGACGCCCGCGCCCGCGCCGAGGAACTCGAAGCCAAAGGCGCGATCCAGCTGGGTCAGTTCGAGAACCCTGCGAACCCGAAGGCCCACTATCAGACGACCGGCGAGGAAATCCTCGAGCAGGTCGGCGACCGCGAGATCGACGCCTTCGTGGCCGGCGTCGGCACCGGCGGCACCATCTCGGGTACCGGCCGCCGCCTCCGCGAGGCATTTCCCGACATGGACATCATCGCCGTCGAACCCGAGCGCAACGCCGTCCTCTCGACCGGCGAGTCCGGCGACGACGACTTCCAGGGCATGGGGCCGGGCTTCGTCAGCGAGAACCTCGATCGCGACCTGATCGATCGCGTCGAGACGGTGACAATCGAGAACGCCGAAGAGGAGTGCCGCCGTCTCGCCCGCGACGAAGGCATCCTCGTCGGCCAGTCCAGCGGCGCGACGAGTCTCGTCTCCCAGCGCATCGCCAGCGAGATCGCCGACCCCGCCGTCGAGTGTCCGGAGGTCCCGACCGCCTTCGACGAGGCCGACGGGACGCAACCGGCCTCGCCCGAGACCGACGGCGGCCAGGCGGTCGACGGGGAGGACTGCCCGCTGGTCGTCACCGTCTTCTGGGATAGCGGCGAGCGGTACCTCTCGACCGGACTCTTCGACTGA